A portion of the Syntrophorhabdus sp. genome contains these proteins:
- a CDS encoding OmpA family protein, which yields MRRKRKPEEHENLERWLITYSDLITLLLAFFIMMYTFSKHDSEKYRELTGHLKSIFTGGSSVASAGAGTGNVPFDVSLKTPGAADDVKQKLEEEIRKLEGTDSLDKKISVITDERGIVIRVLDEAFFDLGKADLKAGAKRTLDTIAPVISAVSNPLRVEGHTDDMPISTTEFRSNWELSVRRATEVVRYLIEKHDLSPRRVSAVGYAEYHPVAPNDTAENRSRNRRIEIIVSKSVTDDPKK from the coding sequence GCGGAAGAGAAAGCCCGAAGAGCATGAGAACCTCGAACGCTGGCTCATCACGTATTCGGACCTCATCACGCTGCTCCTCGCCTTTTTCATCATGATGTACACCTTTTCCAAGCATGACTCGGAGAAGTACAGGGAACTGACAGGCCATCTGAAGTCGATATTCACCGGGGGATCGAGTGTCGCGTCCGCCGGCGCGGGGACCGGGAATGTCCCCTTCGACGTGTCCCTCAAAACCCCGGGGGCAGCAGACGATGTGAAGCAAAAGCTCGAGGAGGAGATACGGAAGCTCGAGGGCACCGATAGCCTTGACAAGAAGATCTCCGTCATCACCGACGAGCGGGGCATCGTGATCAGGGTCCTCGATGAGGCCTTCTTCGATCTTGGCAAGGCTGACCTCAAAGCGGGGGCGAAACGGACGCTCGACACCATAGCACCCGTCATCAGCGCGGTGAGCAATCCCCTGCGGGTCGAAGGTCACACGGACGATATGCCCATCTCGACCACCGAATTCAGGTCCAACTGGGAGCTTTCGGTGAGGCGTGCCACGGAGGTCGTACGATACCTTATCGAGAAGCATGACCTTTCTCCCCGGAGGGTATCCGCCGTGGGCTATGCCGAGTACCACCCGGTGGCCCCCAACGACACCGCCGAGAACCGCTCACGCAACCGCAGGATAGAGATCATCGTCTCCAAATCCGTGACGGACGACCCAAAAAAATAG